The segment ggtaTTGAAATGCGTTTACccgctcaacttgttgtcccgctactgtgaagttggtggaattgtcagtgtttactaccatagacttagttttcgctacattgactgtgagacctgctgcctaggAGCTCTCGGAGGTccgagaggtcatctaacttgcattgcatatcgtttcggcgttgtgcaagcaaggcaatgtcgtcggctagttcaaggtcatttagctgctccatcgttagaggattccaagacaatcctcgatttggtctactgtcaattgctccacaTTATATATTTTGTAATTCGGACTACCGAGGATGCTCCTTTTCAACGTCAACTAACCGTTTTTGCTGAGTGGTGCAACTATCACCTAGCAGCTAACGCAATCAATAGAGAAACATGTGTTAAGGATCTCGGTGTACTCCTCAGGGCcctacaacgtcaccttcaatttcatagcgtcactcataaatgaagcagtgaagcttcggtttctacagaagcagcaccgcttcagtttcaaactagattcagtcagcgtcagcaaaacgggtttcacttcgtcatgacaatcagtttcaacttttcattagtacttttctatcaaatattcagaagaagaccAGCAACTAtgaacccaagcagcacttgcaacatcttccatgttgctatttagtctagtttaaattgcaaaaaacttcaccggttacagtattgaaacacgcaacaaataagcaatttcatgttattaatacgttagattcaggttatccaatactggctgtcacaaatatattagtctatatctagtaacatgaaacttcatcgcaacatcgagttattataatgtcattgctaaacaataatgccACATGacgttgcatcatgttgattacagcatatttttaaataaaatgtaaccaaacaaatacaatcaatgtaacatcatatttttaagaaaaaatatttttcaacgaagaaatgtttttattttaacaataattacacgaacattcataaggaatccatggcatttactaaaatattacttgattacagtatctagttcgattttacacatttgcagtatctagttcgattttacacatttatattttgcacgataaattttgaatggcatgaagattagctcatagtaggcccaaaaaactaaagttttgtttcgcattaaggatattaatgtaaataattttcgtcttggagaccaGAGAGAAAATTTGCTTCctgctaaacataattcgcgattacaaagttgcttataattgtttggtttttgtccgaggaaaaaagagaagaaagtatttttgtttttattttcacgcaagttttgacaacgcgacatataggatttcgtgtgagtgtgaatagacttaaaatctcttttagtatcgtagtcgcaagctttgataacgcgacataggatttcgtgtgagtgcgaacaggcttaaaatctcttttagtatcgtagtcgcgaatacttgCTTGCatatagataacgcgcattggtttttgtgcgagaaaaaaagaggaaggaaggaagtatttttgtttttgttttcacgcaagttttgacaacgcggcataggatttcgtgtgagtgtgaatagacttaaaatctcttttagtatcgtagtcgcaagctttgataacgcgacataggatttcgtgtgagtgcgaacaggcttaaaatctcttttagtatcgtagtcgcgaatacttgCTTGCatatagataacgcgcattggtttttgtgcgagaaaaaaagaggaaggaaggaagtatttttgtttttgttttcacgcaagttttgacaacgcggcataggatgtcgtgggagtgcgaacaggcttaaaatctcttttaatatcgtagtcgcgaatggatagataatgcgcattgatgtttcataaaacatatgtgtaacaattggttgtatataggctccacctcttgcgctttttcaatcacataacagttcgataaaggtaactgatgcgaacttttaccatacttgaaagtttcaattatagttgcgtaacccttcatacaacaaatggtgctgcttgggaatgcaaatgaattgaatttcaataacaattcctacaatgcaacgcatactaaagttaaccttgtcaatgtcgacaaattgtacctgactttctgccgtcgtcaattgaaacagccaccaacttcaactgaagcttgcttgaaacgttcagttcaacaaacgaagcaagtcacttcatgtatgaagcgaaggtaagagaaaatcagtttcatttatttgtttcgacgatgccgggccctggtaCTCCTCGACGAGCAATTATCGTTTAAATAGCATACTGCCCGTGTAGTAGCCAAAGCATCTTGTTGCTTGAGGTTCATAATAAGAGTGTCTAGGATCTTTACGCACATTTACTGCTTGAAGTTTCTCTACTGTTCACTCGTTCGTTCAGTGCTTGAGTATTGCTCTGTCGCTCTGATTAGCTAACTAATCATGTCGATAGCCCTTCGCTCCTCGGAGAATCTATGCCTTGATCGGTGTGAAAATATGTATCCAGGGGtatttggggccggggaaggttcttatgatcgttagagaccccttccctctctaAGAGGCGAGAGGGGGGAGgcctgccatacaaatgaaacacaacttTCTGCATTACTCTagctctactctactctaactaatcaatcaaataggactaaatttggcatgtgagggtttttcaaggtaggattttttttctatggtggattaggacTCCTCACTCCTTTAAAAGGGGGATATGGGAGGCCccatataaaacacaaatttctgcataactcgtgaacttttcaagaaaatggaaccaaatttggcatgagaacGTTtcaggaggcaggatttttttctatggtgaattgggaacCCTCCCtcttttaagaggagggggctcccatacaaatgaaatacaaatttcctcttaactcaagaactaatcaagcaaatggatcgaaatttggtatgtgagggattttggaggcatgaatttattttatgatggtttgagacccctcacccctgtgaaaGGGAGTTggacaaacaaataaaaatgaaatttttggattttgatatGTCTTGGCGGAAGACTTAtaccaaataaatgaaaccTGATGCATGAtcagtaactcaaaaactaatcgaactgtagatattttagactcttccataaaacattagtcaatagcaCGACCAACAAAAACTaccgggggcagcccccccacAGAAATCACCAGGTCTACTAACTACTATTACTTTCTTCCAGTTGGgaccgaacgagcgacagcgatcacccctgtgaaatggtacattccgcaaaatgatattccgcgttatggtcaaccaagaATTCGTTTTCCGCAAAATGGCACTCGGCAAAATATTTTACaatcacggtgaatatttaaatgctatctgctttatttcatcTAGCCAAGCAATGAGgggggttgttttctactttactgagaggaaaaattgaaagtttgtatactaaactacccatgctttcataattacgtaactgccaaaatgaatcatctaaggttgaacttctCAGAAACATGCAAAACTATAAGAGATTgtaacaaaggtcatccgagatgcaCGATTTAtatacagcacagtttaatttgtggtagtacgaagtttgtcgggtcacctagcagtataaatcatatatataaaaattgatttctgtctgtcgcgatgttccttatagaatcaaaaactacaggaccaatcggcgtgaaaatttgcatgtagaggtttctgGAGCCAGGacaggttttagtgatggttagagacccctctccccactaagagggggggctcccatacaaatgaaacacaaatttctgcagaactcgagaactaatcaagcaaatagaaccaaatttggcatgtggttgtttttggtgacaagaatttattctatggtaaattgagacccctcctctctttagaaggggaattatgattcctctcccctttaagaggggggccttccatacaaatgaaatacaaatttcctcataactcgagaactaatcaagcaaatcgaaccaaatttggcatgtgaaggttttcgagggcaagaatattttctatggtgaattaggacccctccccactttagaaggggggggggggggctcctatacaaatgaaaaacaaatttccccataactcgagaattaatcaatcaaatggaaccaaatttgaatttgtggttttggaggcaagatttttttctatggtgaattgagacccctctcctctttagaaagcgagttatgacccatctcccttttaagagggtggacttccatacaaatgaaatgcaaatttcctcttatctcgagaactaatcaagcaaatggaaccaaatttggcatgtgggtgttttagatggcagaaatgtttgctatggtgaattacaaccccttccccttttaagtgggggggctcccatacaaatgaaatacaaatttccttataatttgagtactaatcaagccaatgaaaCCAAGTTTAGCAtgtacaagaccacaaaaactatctatagtaacactagatcattgaagacgaaacggccgcgagtgttgccggcgacccgccgtcggaagtgccgtccACTggagggaggcaactccccgcagaaatcactactgtctaggtttatttgttttcctaggtctacctgggtttcctggaacgagcgacagcgagtaaggaaaggatcgcgaaatggtacttcctacaaaaaaattttccgtgaaatggtacattccgcttaaggttttttgcaaaatgatattcggcgaaatgttgtacaatcatggcgaatattactatctgcTTTCTggttatgcaatgaggggacaggggagttgttttctactttactgtgaggaaaaattgcaaatttgtaaaactacccattcctggtaactaataagcattaacataagctgcaaatcagcatatctggcattttatactgcacgttattgtatattagctttttgactgcataggtattgtaaattggcatccataattgtattcaaattcttcgtggcggtaatttaatttaatttaatttaatttattaatcttCGACATAAAAGAACATCGCACAGACTGTCAGTGGATCTCCACAGTGATGTTAGTTGGCGTTACTTAAGTTGcagatagggttgccagtgaTTGTGCCCCTGTCGCAACATCCCCCTGCCCGTAAAGATTAGTACCACACTCAGCTTTACTGTTGCTTCTTACGTCCAATACCGCCAGCTTCGAGACAGGTCGACGGTACAAACCTCCAGCTGTTTGCACCACAGCTTGTCGTATACGCCCATCCTGTCCAACGATTACCTGCAAAATTCGTCCGCCAACCCAACCGTCCCTTCTGTTCTCATTGATAATAACGACTAGGTCCCCGGGTTCAACTGCTTTGGTTTCTCCAAACCATTTAGTTCGTTTGGTGAGGGTCGGTAGATACTCTCGTACCCACCGGGACCAGAAGTTATTTAGATTTTGCTGAATGAGATTCCAGGAGTTGTGAGCTGATCTTACTTCATTCGATATGTAGACGGTGGTTGTTTGACACCATTACTGCTGCCGAGTAGGAAATGGTTCGGTGTCAACGCATCCTGCTCTGCCGAATCCAATGGCAGGTAGGTCAACGGTCTGCTGTTCACGATAGATTCGGCTTCTATTACGAGCGTTAGAAGGCCTTCGTCACCTAGCTTTCTGTTTTGTGTCAAACCGGCCTTCGCCACCTTCACGGAACGAACCATACGCTCCCAGCTGCCCCCCATACTGGGGGCCGACGGCGGGATGAACACCCATTTTGTGAATGCATTGGTGAAGGTTGATGCTGCTGCCGTTTCCGCACGTTTGATTTGCTCTCTTAGCACGTTATTTGCTCCGCAGAAATTCCGACCGTTATCGGAGTGGATCTCAAGTGGTGCTCCTCGCCGACACACGAAACGACGAACGGCTTCGATGCACGACTCTGTAGAAAGGTCATGAGCCACTTCGACATGTACCGCCCTAATCGTTAGACAAGTGAATAAAGCGATGTATCGTTTAACGGTTGAACGCAGAACTTTCACTGGTACTGGACCGAAATAGTTCAATCCGGTATAACTGAAGGGTCGAACGAAAGGTGAAAGCCGTGCAACGGGAAGTGGTGCCATCTTCGGTGTAACTGGGTGGGATTTATATACCTTACACCACTGACAATGCCGCGCCACTTTTCTGACGAGTACACGCAGCTGGGGTATGTAATACTGCTGTCGTATTTCGTTGACAATGGTTTCGGAATTTCCGTGGAGATATTTGCGATGGTAATCGTCGATAATCAGAAATGACACTCTATGACCCTTTGGAAGTATCACCGGATACTTTACCTGATCCGCGATTTGTTTTGCGACCCCAATGCGACCGTCAATACGCAGAACTCCTTCGTCGTCTAAAACTGGAGTCAACTTATAGAGAGTGCTGGACTTTGGTATTGACAATAACTCCCCTGGCGGTAGATGTTTTTTCTTCTGTAGGACCGCCACTTCATCCGGATAGGTTTCAGCCTGAACTTGCCTCCAAATCGTGATCTCTGCACCTCGGAGTTCTTCCTGCGTCAAAACTCGGCTGCCTGTTCCACGTTTGCGTAAGTGAAGGTATTTCGTGACGTAGGCCATGGCTCTCACCATGCGACTCCATCGAGAGAAACGGTCATATACCACCAATGGAGTGTATCCGGTCATTTGGTGAAGATAGCACGGCCGCACTTCCTCATCGGTGGTTGGCATAGGATGCTTAGGAGTAGGCCATTGATCTTTACCCAGGTGGAGAAACTCTGGACCTTGGTACCATCGGCTGGATGAATCAAATTGGAGTCCTTTGGTCCATTTCGTTGCCTCATCTGCCACGTTCATTGCACTCGGTACCCAGAACCACTCACTTTCACTGGTTGACGTTAATATCTCACCAACGCGACAAGCAACGAATTGCCTGTACCTTCGGTGCTTCGAATGAATCCACGCCAATACTGTGTTCGAATCGGACCAGAGATATCTGTTCGTGATCGGTATTGTATGACCATCGATAATGAATGAGAGCAGACGAACACCTAAAACAGCAGCCATTAATTCTAAGCGAGGGATGGAAACGTATTTTAATGGCGCCACCTTTGCCTTAGCCGCCACCAATGCGCACTGTGGTGTTCCATCGGGTCTAATAACGCGGAAGTAGACTACTGCTGAATACGCCTCTTCGCTCGCATCGCAGAATACGTGTGCCTCTACGGAATCGTAGAGAGATTGGTTCGCCTCTGAAAAGTAACATCTTGGGATCTGGATGTCGTGcacattatcaaacaaattcGTCCACCTCTTCCATAGTTCGAAAAGTCGTTCGTCGATGCGGTCATCCCATTTTATACCGGTTTTCCAGACTTCTTGCATGAGAATCTTACCGTGGATCAAAAAGTTAGTCAGTAGCCCCAGTGGGTCGAACAGAGACATGATGCATTTCAAGACTTGTCTCTTAGTAGGCCGTGCACCAGTGTCTAAAAGAAATTGTATTTCCTCGCTAAACGAAACGGAAAAGGTTAATGCGTCACTCTTATGATGCCAAAGCATGCCCAGCACACGCTCAGCGTCGGCGCCTTTAGTCTGGATAAGGTCTCGTGTTTCAGCCTTCGGTTCCTCGCCCAAGAAACTGATGACTTCCTGGCTGTTGGAAACCCAGTCGCGAATAAAGAATCCGCCCTTAGCATGAATCCAGCGCACTTCACTGGAAACCGATTTCGCTTCGTCGACCGTCACGAAGCTGTCAAGAAAGTTGTCGACATAGTGGCTCCTCAAGATACCATCCGCCGCTCTTGGGTGTCGTTCCGCACATTCTTCTGCGTTTCTATTTTTTGTGTACTGCGCGGATGTCGGTGAGCTAGTTGCACCGAAAGTCAGCACATCCATTAGAAAAATTTGTGGTGGATCCTCAGGATTATCACGCCACAAAAATCGCTGCGCATGGCGGTCAGATTCTATTACTTTAATCTGATGGAACATTTCAGCAATGTCGCTTGACACGGCAAACGAAAACTGTCGGAATCGGAAAAGTACCGACGGCAAAGGAGTTAGCATATCTGGCCCGGGCAGCAGAAATGTGTTCAATGATACACCGTCGACCACGGCAGCAGCGTCCCAAATCAGCCGTACCTTTCCCGGTTTCCTGGGATTTGTGATGGCCCCTAAAGGAAGGTACCAGGTTCGGCGAGGGTCTGCTGATTCCAACTCCTCTTGCGTGGCGCGATGAGCATACCccttttcttgatattcgcGCAACTGTCGATGAACGCTTCCTCCTAACGCAGGGTCGCGCTTCATGCGTCTCTCCATGCATTCGAGCCGTCGAAATGCCATTCCGTAACTGTCTGGAAGCTCGAAGTGGTCGTATTTCCAGAGTAAGCCTGTGCTGAATCTGCCGTCCATTTTACACGTCGTTCGCCGAAGCAAATCCCTGGCTCGTTGATTTTCTGCGGATTCCAGCGGCTTATGCGTCACACCGGTGTCCTCCTGGTTGAAGTAGTCACGTACTATAGTGTCCAGCTTTACGATGGCTGAACAGTCGCACTCGTGGTAATTCAGGCGCTCAACGCTTGGACCGTCGACTAGATGGCCGTTAATGCACCACCCCAAGCGTGTCTTGGCAGCTATGGGTCCTCTATTGCCTTCCCTGACCTTCAGTGGGACAGCCAAAGACAGATCGTGGAGCCCGATCAATATCTGTGGCACAGCATTTTCATAGCTTTGTACTGGTAAGCCTGTCAGATGTTGAAACTGGTTTCGCAGAGGTTCAATCCTTAACGTCTGCTGTGGAAGGTTTAGATGATCCACCGTCCGTACGTTTTCTAAGGTATACCGAGTCTTTTTCCCGACCCCGGAGAGTTCCACCGAAATAACCTGCGACATATTTTCGACTCGTGACATGTTGGCGGTCCACTGTAAGCAGAGAGGTATCTGTGGACCCTTCAACCCGAGCTGTTTAGCGAGACAAGACTCAACTAAGGTCGTCGATGAACCTTCATCCAGAAAAGCAAAAGTGTTGAGGGAACAAGAGACCCCGTACACTGTCACCGGTACGATTCGGTACAGAACCGATTGTCCGCAATGGTGGTACGTCAGATTCGCATTGTTAACAGACGTGCTACTAAATGGGTACGACGAATGTAGCATTGGATGATGCCGAAATTGGCACCCGTCAACCCCACATCGGTTGGTCTTTCGACAAGGTCGACGACCATGAGGATTCAGGCATGATCGGCATAGCTTTAGTGTGCGCACGAACTTCCAGCGGCTCTCGATGTCACTATCTTTGAACTCGAAACAATCCTGAATCCGGTGCTCTTTCGCACAAATGAGACACTGCCTTTTATCTGCTGTCGTCACCCTATTTCCTTCTTCGTCTCTAGTCTCAACGTGGGCATTGAAATATtccttttctttatttttatgtcGATCAACCCTGATTGGAGGTGGCTCTACGTACGAGCACACTTTGCTAACGGATTCTATCACGTGTGACATAAAATCACTGAACGCTCCCAAGTCAGCATTGGGACACGCAATTAGTTTTCCTGCCCACTGCATCTTAAAGCTGGAAGGAAGCTTCTCAACAACCTCATGGAGCAACATAGGATTTGAAAGGTGAGCTCGCTGTCCTGTTGCGATGAGGTGTTGGGTAAGATTTCTAACGGTTATGCCAAATTCCTTTAgagtttcaagtttttcagtctTCGGAGTAGGACACTCCCGCACGTTTTTTATCAGCTTATTGATAATGATTTCGGGGCGCCCGTACAGGGTTTGTAAAGTTCTCATCACCTCCGGCACATTCTCCGGTGCCAGCAGGTAGTATCTTACGGACTTCAAGGCATTTCCTTTAAGGCATCGTTGTAGTCGTGCCAAGTTCTCTGTAACTGTGTATCCACAAGCGGCCGTCGAATTCTCATAGCTGTTATAGAACAGAGGCCATTCCTCCGGGTCCCCCGAGAAGTCTGGCAGATCGCGGGGCATAACTTGTCTCGCCGCTATCTGTTCCTGAGAGGGGATGAGTAACCGGTGGCCAGGTTGGAAAAGTTGTTCCGCAGGGCGGTGATTTTCAGCATCGATCTGCGGTTGTATGGTGCGCTTGATTGGCAAATTTAAATCAATCGGAGGTCTACTCATCGTATTCATTTGCATggtaggtggattaaatccacGATCAGGGTAGATATACGAAGTCAAATTAGCTGCTTGCTCTCTAATTTCTTTTCGAGTAGCTTCAGGGTCCGGACCAGACGTATTCCGTGGTGGCATAGGCACGGTTGCACGGCTCGAGTGGCCAGCTTGCGGTTGATTGTCTACGATCGCTGAGGGTGCGTGTGGGTGGTTCGAGGTTTGATGAGATTGAAGTTCTGACTTCGACTTTGTGTATTGCTTCATGCAACGTTGGAGCTGCCGCTCGAGCTCTTGTAATTGTTCCAATGGGAGATCTGACAGTGTAACGGCCTCAAACCGTTGTTTGAGATCGTGAAGGGATTCAggatttccatttgtctggctGACATTCTGGATCGAGTTAGCAGCAGGTATATTTTCCGAAACACCGTTAGCGGCAACCGATTCTCTCCTATCGTGGCACTGTTCGGTTGAACTGGTCTGGTCCAGCGGATTTTTAGTCGGCAAACTGGACACTACTACCTGAGGGGTAATCGTTTTTTCTACCCACTCACTAGTATGCTTTCTCTGATCCCGAGACTCAATCTCGATTATGCGACTTCTAACACTGCGATTGTCTGCTTCTTCCTCTTCGAGAGCAGCTGCTTCAAGCTGGTATTTTTTTTGTGCAAACTGTTTCTCCAGGTCAAGGTCTAGTTGTTTTCGTTGCAATTGTTGTTGCTCAGCTAAATGTTGCAGATCCAGCTGCAGCCGCGCGCGGCGTGCCGACGAAGTAGTGGAGGTTGATTTTTCGGGAGCTGGTaggcattttgaacaactccaGCGGCGATCCTGAATAGATGACGTCACCCCCGCGCAGGCGTAATGCCACCATTTCTCGCATTCGTCGCAAGCTACCATGTCGTCGTAGCTGTTGGGCCGTTTACAGCCGGAACAGTCAAATTCCTCGGCCTTGGGGGTAGTTTTGCTAGTGTCCATTGTAATCTTGAAGATTTTGTTCGTGTAGAACGAAATGAACACACAGTTCTTATGATAGCGATGATATATTTGAATCAGCTTCAAGCTAGAAATTTTCCCAGTTAGATTTATATAGTTTAATGTAACAATG is part of the Sabethes cyaneus chromosome 2, idSabCyanKW18_F2, whole genome shotgun sequence genome and harbors:
- the LOC128735693 gene encoding uncharacterized protein LOC128735693, translating into MDTSKTTPKAEEFDCSGCKRPNSYDDMVACDECEKWWHYACAGVTSSIQDRRWSCSKCLPAPEKSTSTTSSARRARLQLDLQHLAEQQQLQRKQLDLDLEKQFAQKKYQLEAAALEEEEADNRSVRSRIIEIESRDQRKHTSEWVEKTITPQVVVSSLPTKNPLDQTSSTEQCHDRRESVAANGVSENIPAANSIQNVSQTNGNPESLHDLKQRFEAVTLSDLPLEQLQELERQLQRCMKQYTKSKSELQSHQTSNHPHAPSAIVDNQPQAGHSSRATVPMPPRNTSGPDPEATRKEIREQAANLTSYIYPDRGFNPPTMQMNTMSRPPIDLNLPIKRTIQPQIDAENHRPAEQLFQPGHRLLIPSQEQIAARQVMPRDLPDFSGDPEEWPLFYNSYENSTAACGYTVTENLARLQRCLKGNALKSVRYYLLAPENVPEVMRTLQTLYGRPEIIINKLIKNVRECPTPKTEKLETLKEFGITVRNLTQHLIATGQRAHLSNPMLLHEVVEKLPSSFKMQWAGKLIACPNADLGAFSDFMSHVIESVSKVCSYVEPPPIRVDRHKNKEKEYFNAHVETRDEEGNRVTTADKRQCLICAKEHRIQDCFEFKDSDIESRWKFVRTLKLCRSCLNPHGRRPCRKTNRCGVDGCQFRHHPMLHSSYPFSSTSVNNANLTYHHCGQSVLYRIVPVTVYGVSCSLNTFAFLDEGSSTTLVESCLAKQLGLKGPQIPLCLQWTANMSRVENMSQVISVELSGVGKKTRYTLENVRTVDHLNLPQQTLRIEPLRNQFQHLTGLPVQSYENAVPQILIGLHDLSLAVPLKVREGNRGPIAAKTRLGWCINGHLVDGPSVERLNYHECDCSAIVKLDTIVRDYFNQEDTGVTHKPLESAENQRARDLLRRTTCKMDGRFSTGLLWKYDHFELPDSYGMAFRRLECMERRMKRDPALGGSVHRQLREYQEKGYAHRATQEELESADPRRTWYLPLGAITNPRKPGKVRLIWDAAAVVDGVSLNTFLLPGPDMLTPLPSVLFRFRQFSFAVSSDIAEMFHQIKVIESDRHAQRFLWRDNPEDPPQIFLMDVLTFGATSSPTSAQYTKNRNAEECAERHPRAADGILRSHYVDNFLDSFVTVDEAKSVSSEVRWIHAKGGFFIRDWVSNSQEVISFLGEEPKAETRDLIQTKGADAERVLGMLWHHKSDALTFSVSFSEEIQFLLDTGARPTKRQVLKCIMSLFDPLGLLTNFLIHGKILMQEVWKTGIKWDDRIDERLFELWKRWTNLFDNVHDIQIPRCYFSEANQSLYDSVEAHVFCDASEEAYSAVVYFRVIRPDGTPQCALVAAKAKVAPLKYVSIPRLELMAAVLGVRLLSFIIDGHTIPITNRYLWSDSNTVLAWIHSKHRRYRQFVACRVGEILTSTSESEWFWVPSAMNVADEATKWTKGLQFDSSSRWYQGPEFLHLGKDQWPTPKHPMPTTDEEVRPCYLHQMTGYTPLVVYDRFSRWSRMVRAMAYVTKYLHLRKRGTGSRVLTQEELRGAEITIWRQVQAETYPDEVAVLQKKKHLPPGELLSIPKSSTLYKLTPVLDDEGVLRIDGRIGVAKQIADQVKYPVILPKGHRVSFLIIDDYHRKYLHGNSETIVNEIRQQYYIPQLRVLVRKVARHCQWCKVYKSHPVTPKMAPLPVARLSPFVRPFSYTGLNYFGPVPVKVLRSTVKRYIALFTCLTIRAVHVEVAHDLSTESCIEAVRRFVCRRGAPLEIHSDNGRNFCGANNVLREQIKRAETAAASTFTNAFTKWVFIPPSAPSMGGSWERMVRSVKVAKAGLTQNRKLGDEGLLTLVIEAESIVNSRPLTYLPLDSAEQDALTPNHFLLGSSNGVKQPPSTYRMK